From a region of the Miscanthus floridulus cultivar M001 unplaced genomic scaffold, ASM1932011v1 os_1816, whole genome shotgun sequence genome:
- the LOC136534333 gene encoding uncharacterized protein isoform X2, with translation MAAAKSVDFTAGVNGGSATNPANDGEGRRRDIEAGGGWASMLAPTTTAAAETQRPPREQRLASLDVFRGITVVLMILVDDVGGLVPAFSHSPWDGVTLADFVFPFFLFIVGVSLAFAYKRVPNKTLATKKALIRASKLFLLGLLLQGGYFHTIHDLSYGVDLRKIRLMGILQRIAIAYFAVALCEIWLRGGASDDNGAGGYALIRRYRHQLFVGLVLTVTYMALLYGMYVPDWEYMVTSPDTTLKQFMVKCAVRGDTGPGCNAVGMIDRHVLGIQHLYTHPVYLKTEQCSINSPRNGPLPSDAPTWCEAPFDPEGLLSSVMAIVTCLIGLQIGHIIVHFKEHGKRIVRWSIPSLSLLILGFSLDLFGIHMNKSLYSLSYTCVTTGTAGLFFAGIYLLVDVYCYKKPFFPMEWVGKRALMLFVLVACNIAPILIHGFYWREPQNNLLKFIGIGG, from the exons ATGGCAGCGGCGAAGAGCGTCGACTTTACCGCCGGCGTCAACGGCGGCTCGGCAACGAACCCAGCCAATGATGGCGAGGGCCGCCGCCGAGACATCGAGGCTGGCGGCGGGTGGGCGAGCATGCTGGctccgacgacgacggcggcggcggagacaCAAAGGCCGCCGAGGGAGCAGCGCCTGGCCTCGCTGGATGTCTTCAGAGGCATCACCGTCGTG CTTATGATACTTGTGGACGATGTTGGTGGCCTTGTCCCAGCCTTCAGCCACTCTCCGTGGGACGGCGTCACACTAGCAGACTTTGTGTTCCCCTTCTTCCTCTTCATTGTTGGAGTCTCATTGGCCTTTGCATACAAG AGAGTGCCAAACAAAACCCTGGCAACCAAGAAGGCTTTGATCCGGGCTTCAAAGCTCTTCCTTCTAGGTCTGCTACTGCAAG GTGGCTACTTCCACACCATCCACGATCTTAGCTATGGAGTCGATCTTCGCAAAATACGGTTAATGGGCATTCTTCAG AGAATTGCAATAGCCTACTTTGCAGTGGCACTATGCGAAATATGGCTACGAGGTGGTGCAAGTGATGACAATGGAGCCGGCGGCTATGCCTTGATCAGAAGATACCGTCATCAGCT GTTTGTGGGTTTGGTTCTCACAGTCACCTACATGGCGCTTTTGTATGGCATGTATGTGCCAGACTGGGAATATATGGTCACGTCTCCAGATACCACCTTGAAGCAGTTTATG GTGAAATGTGCGGTGAGGGGTGATACAGGGCCTGGTTGCAATGCCGTCGGCATGATCGATCGACATGTTCTTGGAATCCAACATCTCTACACACACCCGGTTTATCTCAAAACAGAG CAATGCAGCATCAACTCCCCTCGAAATGGGCCGCTTCCATCAGATGCTCCAACATGGTGTGAAGCCCCCTTTGATCCTGAGGGCCTGCTCAG TTCCGTGATGGCAATTGTGACCTGCTTGATTGGCCTCCAGATTGGCCATATCATTGTGCACttcaag GAGCATGGTAAAAGAATAGTACGGTGGTCGATTCCATCGCTAAGCTTGCTGATTCTTGGCTTCTCACTTGACTTGTTTG GCATCCACATGAACAAATCGTTGTATAGTCTGAGCTACACCTGCGTTACCACGGGCACAGCGGGCCTCTTCTTTGCAGGAATCTATTTGCTG GTGGATGTTTATTGTTACAAGAAGCCGTTTTTCCCTATGGAGTGGGTGGGAAAGCGTGCTCTCATGCTTTTTGTTCTAGTGGCATGCAACATCGCCCCAATCCTGATACATGGCTTCTATTGGAGGGAACCACAGAACAACCTT TTGAAATTCATCGGAATAGGAGGCTGA
- the LOC136534334 gene encoding UPF0481 protein At3g47200-like, producing MAAAGGAGGRRPWVVDVEKDLSEADASVEVSRWQRHCIYRVPACIKDLKPKAYKPQVVSLGPFHHGDPELLPMEEHKRRALRHLLRRAKRPLEDFVAAVEEIAEPLESAYLDLGADWRGAGGGRERFLEVMIVDGCFLLEVMRAAGLDGRNTPVDYAPNDPIFSHHGVLYMVPYIRRDMLMLENQLPLILLEKLVAVETGKPTNGDAINRMVLRFLTPTPRLPTSGVGIGLHALDVHRRNMLYGHYQHSSPRQVPETDIIRSAVELYEAGIRFKNSISESLHDIRFRHGVLSMPAVTVDDSTEYMFLNMMAFERLHVGAGNDVTAYIFFMDNIIDSAKDVALLSSKGIIQNAVGSDKAVAKLFNSISKDVVLEPESALDAVHREVNAYCRKPWNMWRANLIHTYFRSPWAFMSLAAAVFLLVMTIMQTVYTVMPYYQPDQGSGGSPAAPAPM from the exons ATGGCGGCGGCCGGTGGCGCCGGCGGCAGGCGGCCGTGGGTGGTGGACGTGGAGAAGGACCTGAGCGAGGCGGACGCGTCGGTGGAGGTGTCGCGGTGGCAGCGGCACTGCATCTACCGCGTGCCGGCGTGCATCAAGGACCTCAAGCCCAAGGCGTACAAGCCGCAGGTGGTGTCGCTGGGCCCCTTCCACCACGGCGACCCGGAGCTGCTGCCCATGGAGGAGCACAAGCGCCGGGCGCTGCGGCACCTGCTGCGCCGCGCCAAGCGGCCGCTGGAGGACTTCGTGGCCGCCGTGGAGGAGATCGCGGAGCCGCTGGAGAGCGCGTACCTGGACCTAGGCGCCGACTggcgcggcgccggcggcgggaggGAGCGGTTCCTGGAGGTGATGATCGTCGACGGCTGCTTCCTGCTGGAGGTGATGAGGGCCGCCGGCCTCGACGGGAGGAACACCCCCGTGGACTACGCGCCCAACGACCCCATCTTCAGCCACCATGGGGTGCTCTACATGGTGCCCTACATCCGCCGCGACATGCTCATGCTCGAGAACCAGTTGCCGCTCATCCTGCTCGAGAAGCTCGTCGCCGTCGAGACTGGCAAGCCTACG AATGGCGATGCCATCAACAGGATGGTGCTGAGGTTCCTGACGCCGACGCCCCGGCTGCCAACCTCCGGCGTCGGCATCGGGCTCCACGCGCTGGACGTGCACCGCCGGAACATGCTCTACGGCCACTACCAGCACAGTTCACCGCGCCAGGTGCCGGAGACGGACATCATCCGGTCCGCGGTGGAGCTGTACGAGGCCGGGATCCGGTTCAAGAACAGCATCTCGGAGAGCCTCCACGACATCCGCTTCCGGCACGGCGTGCTGAGCATGCCGGCGGTAACGGTGGACGACTCCACCGAGTACATGTTCCTCAACATGATGGCGTTCGAGCGGCTGCACGTCGGCGCTGGCAACGACGTGACGGCGTACATCTTCTTCATGGACAACATCATCGACTCTGCCAAGGACGTGGCGCTGCTCAGCTCCAAGGGCATCATCCAGAACGCCGTCGGCAGCGACAAGGCCGTGGCCAAGCTCTTCAACAGCATCTCCAAGGACGTGGTGCTGGAGCCCGAGAGCGCGCTGGACGCCGTGCACCGGGAGGTGAACGCCTACTGCCGGAAGCCGTGGAACATGTGGCGCGCCAACCTCATCCACACCTACTTCCGGAGCCCTTGGGCGTTCATgtcgctcgccgccgccgtcttccTACTCGTCATGACCATCATGCAGACTGTCTATACCGTGATGCCATACTACCAGCCGGACCAAGGCAGCGGCGGCTCGCCGGCAGCGCCGGCTCCGATGTGA
- the LOC136534333 gene encoding uncharacterized protein isoform X1, translating to MAAAKSVDFTAGVNGGSATNPANDGEGRRRDIEAGGGWASMLAPTTTAAAETQRPPREQRLASLDVFRGITVVLMILVDDVGGLVPAFSHSPWDGVTLADFVFPFFLFIVGVSLAFAYKRVPNKTLATKKALIRASKLFLLGLLLQGGYFHTIHDLSYGVDLRKIRLMGILQRIAIAYFAVALCEIWLRGGASDDNGAGGYALIRRYRHQLFVGLVLTVTYMALLYGMYVPDWEYMVTSPDTTLKQFMVKCAVRGDTGPGCNAVGMIDRHVLGIQHLYTHPVYLKTEQCSINSPRNGPLPSDAPTWCEAPFDPEGLLSSVMAIVTCLIGLQIGHIIVHFKEHGKRIVRWSIPSLSLLILGFSLDLFGIHMNKSLYSLSYTCVTTGTAGLFFAGIYLLVDVYCYKKPFFPMEWVGKRALMLFVLVACNIAPILIHGFYWREPQNNLWCHLFVCDS from the exons ATGGCAGCGGCGAAGAGCGTCGACTTTACCGCCGGCGTCAACGGCGGCTCGGCAACGAACCCAGCCAATGATGGCGAGGGCCGCCGCCGAGACATCGAGGCTGGCGGCGGGTGGGCGAGCATGCTGGctccgacgacgacggcggcggcggagacaCAAAGGCCGCCGAGGGAGCAGCGCCTGGCCTCGCTGGATGTCTTCAGAGGCATCACCGTCGTG CTTATGATACTTGTGGACGATGTTGGTGGCCTTGTCCCAGCCTTCAGCCACTCTCCGTGGGACGGCGTCACACTAGCAGACTTTGTGTTCCCCTTCTTCCTCTTCATTGTTGGAGTCTCATTGGCCTTTGCATACAAG AGAGTGCCAAACAAAACCCTGGCAACCAAGAAGGCTTTGATCCGGGCTTCAAAGCTCTTCCTTCTAGGTCTGCTACTGCAAG GTGGCTACTTCCACACCATCCACGATCTTAGCTATGGAGTCGATCTTCGCAAAATACGGTTAATGGGCATTCTTCAG AGAATTGCAATAGCCTACTTTGCAGTGGCACTATGCGAAATATGGCTACGAGGTGGTGCAAGTGATGACAATGGAGCCGGCGGCTATGCCTTGATCAGAAGATACCGTCATCAGCT GTTTGTGGGTTTGGTTCTCACAGTCACCTACATGGCGCTTTTGTATGGCATGTATGTGCCAGACTGGGAATATATGGTCACGTCTCCAGATACCACCTTGAAGCAGTTTATG GTGAAATGTGCGGTGAGGGGTGATACAGGGCCTGGTTGCAATGCCGTCGGCATGATCGATCGACATGTTCTTGGAATCCAACATCTCTACACACACCCGGTTTATCTCAAAACAGAG CAATGCAGCATCAACTCCCCTCGAAATGGGCCGCTTCCATCAGATGCTCCAACATGGTGTGAAGCCCCCTTTGATCCTGAGGGCCTGCTCAG TTCCGTGATGGCAATTGTGACCTGCTTGATTGGCCTCCAGATTGGCCATATCATTGTGCACttcaag GAGCATGGTAAAAGAATAGTACGGTGGTCGATTCCATCGCTAAGCTTGCTGATTCTTGGCTTCTCACTTGACTTGTTTG GCATCCACATGAACAAATCGTTGTATAGTCTGAGCTACACCTGCGTTACCACGGGCACAGCGGGCCTCTTCTTTGCAGGAATCTATTTGCTG GTGGATGTTTATTGTTACAAGAAGCCGTTTTTCCCTATGGAGTGGGTGGGAAAGCGTGCTCTCATGCTTTTTGTTCTAGTGGCATGCAACATCGCCCCAATCCTGATACATGGCTTCTATTGGAGGGAACCACAGAACAACCTT tggtgtcatttgtttgtgTGTGACAGTTGA